Sequence from the Candidatus Dormiibacterota bacterium genome:
AGTACGTCGTCTCCCAGACGCTCAAGAAGGCCGACTGGAACAACTCGACGATCCTCAGCGGCAACGTCCTGGATGAGGTCAGAAAGCTCAAGCAGCGGCTGAAGGGAGACATCCTCGTCAGCGGCAGCGCCAGGCTGGTGCAGACGCTGATCGCGAGTGATCTCGTCGACCAGCTGAACCTGATGGTTTTTCCCGTCATCCTCGGAAGCGGCAAGCGCCTCTTCGGCGATACGAAGGACATGAAGATGCTGAAGTTGGCCGAGTCGAAGACCGTTGGCGATGGCATCGCGATCCTCGTCTACAGGCGGGCCGTCGAGGCAGCGTAGGTTTTTCTAGCATTGGGGAATGGGGTGGCGGCCGC
This genomic interval carries:
- a CDS encoding dihydrofolate reductase family protein, whose product is MGRIVVTEFVSLDGVMEDPGGSEHTKHGGWTFKFARSDEGDRFKIDEVNNAEAQLLGRVTYEGFAEAWPSRSGDPFSAKFNSMPKYVVSQTLKKADWNNSTILSGNVLDEVRKLKQRLKGDILVSGSARLVQTLIASDLVDQLNLMVFPVILGSGKRLFGDTKDMKMLKLAESKTVGDGIAILVYRRAVEAA